A stretch of the Synechococcales cyanobacterium T60_A2020_003 genome encodes the following:
- the patD gene encoding heterocyst frequency control protein PatD, with protein sequence MALDDANLYAPFGRSLQDLRSQVVQAHPDIRNLQADFLTLQQYFQTTLLPTEYPNLADSAESKLVSYHAEISKELRLLGMDIMFLQSARQTMTIQQRQAQIRDRLDRLRDYCDRIVEGLETL encoded by the coding sequence ATGGCCTTGGATGATGCAAATTTGTACGCTCCGTTTGGGCGATCGCTCCAGGATTTGCGATCGCAGGTTGTCCAGGCTCACCCGGATATTCGCAATCTTCAGGCAGATTTTCTAACCCTTCAGCAATATTTTCAAACGACGCTTTTGCCGACCGAGTATCCGAACCTGGCTGACTCGGCAGAATCTAAGTTGGTGTCCTACCACGCGGAGATCAGCAAAGAACTGCGGCTGTTGGGCATGGATATTATGTTTTTGCAATCCGCACGGCAGACGATGACGATTCAACAGCGGCAAGCCCAGATACGCGATCGCCTGGATCGGTTAAGGGACTATTGCGATCGCATTGTTGAAGGGTTGGAAACGCTGTGA
- the tsaB gene encoding tRNA (adenosine(37)-N6)-threonylcarbamoyltransferase complex dimerization subunit type 1 TsaB: protein MLLPPNRYALAIHTSSANLGLAMSNFNGEVRGQTWELGRDVSNQLQLQLEAFLSPQTWQDLEFLAVSIGPGGFTGTRIGVVTARTLAQQLEIPIFGVSSLAAIAWQTHLQSPVEDGTRIAVQMLAQRGHIYGAIYVVRAMLNDGNTMHLETSMPDAVFTEAAWLEVLNQWDCGQTIVTAEGMGDSALAMLDLAYQNWQAGDRPSWADVVPFYGLSPVS from the coding sequence ATGCTTTTACCCCCCAACCGATACGCGTTGGCGATCCATACCTCAAGCGCCAACCTCGGACTGGCAATGAGCAACTTTAACGGCGAGGTGCGAGGTCAAACCTGGGAGTTGGGACGGGACGTCTCTAACCAGCTTCAGCTTCAGCTTGAGGCATTTTTGTCTCCCCAAACCTGGCAGGATTTAGAGTTTTTGGCGGTATCAATCGGGCCAGGAGGGTTTACCGGAACTCGGATTGGTGTCGTAACGGCGCGAACCTTGGCACAACAGCTTGAGATTCCGATCTTTGGGGTGTCGAGTTTAGCGGCGATTGCATGGCAAACCCATTTGCAATCTCCTGTAGAGGATGGCACCCGGATCGCGGTACAGATGCTCGCTCAGCGAGGACATATTTACGGTGCAATCTATGTAGTGCGTGCCATGCTCAATGATGGCAACACCATGCATTTAGAAACATCGATGCCGGATGCCGTGTTTACCGAAGCGGCATGGCTAGAGGTGCTGAATCAGTGGGACTGTGGGCAAACGATTGTGACCGCTGAGGGCATGGGTGATTCAGCCCTGGCGATGCTGGATTTGGCGTATCAGAACTGGCAAGCGGGCGATCGCCCCAGTTGGGCAGATGTCGTACCTTTCTACGGGTTGAGTCCTGTGTCGTAG